In Fluviicola taffensis DSM 16823, the following are encoded in one genomic region:
- a CDS encoding WG repeat-containing protein: MTLTQKIITCAIVALISATNCAFGQLIPFCQKTTWGFSTKEGKVVIPCVYESVDFFSDDRLARVKKNGKYGYINQKGIVVIPLEYDDCHRIYEIYHSEYSVGIETNPSTNLNRNYDFMEIENPENNRYVVSKAKKFGVLGLIAEKPKVVIPFNYISIMYDPSKKVFHCKNELTMKYFNKSGGKMTEKQINALQPENYFAASFEETPLPVVVAAHGKYGVVRESSKHYGRVTYDTLVAIIYDTVIIDKEVEGFGFDEDFIAVKKGDKWGAYDDKKRLILPVEYDSINFKLSKYHKHWMEYNRSFYVLKNGKWGVLGGKDNSETLTVLLPFEYDGFSEIYYKFVGVWKAGFVEIFQNEDLKIITKKGYSFIQNYEHESLGSFEIFLVKNKAGKTVYLGENGVEFFTD; encoded by the coding sequence ATGACCCTAACTCAAAAAATTATTACCTGCGCTATTGTAGCATTAATTTCTGCAACAAATTGCGCATTCGGTCAACTAATTCCCTTTTGTCAAAAGACAACTTGGGGTTTTTCAACGAAAGAAGGTAAAGTTGTTATTCCATGTGTATATGAAAGTGTCGACTTCTTTTCAGATGATCGGCTGGCACGCGTTAAAAAGAATGGGAAATACGGATATATTAATCAAAAAGGGATAGTCGTTATACCCCTTGAGTACGATGATTGTCACCGTATTTACGAAATCTATCACAGTGAATATTCAGTAGGAATTGAAACAAATCCGTCTACAAATTTAAATCGCAATTACGATTTCATGGAAATTGAAAACCCTGAAAACAATCGATATGTGGTTTCGAAAGCTAAAAAATTTGGAGTATTAGGTCTCATAGCAGAAAAACCGAAAGTGGTAATTCCATTCAATTATATTTCAATCATGTATGATCCATCCAAAAAGGTGTTTCATTGTAAGAATGAGCTTACAATGAAATACTTCAATAAATCTGGTGGGAAAATGACTGAAAAACAAATCAATGCTCTACAGCCTGAAAACTATTTCGCTGCTTCGTTTGAAGAAACACCTTTGCCAGTAGTTGTTGCAGCTCATGGAAAGTATGGAGTAGTTCGTGAAAGCTCTAAACACTATGGTAGGGTAACTTACGATACGTTGGTTGCAATAATTTATGACACGGTAATTATTGACAAAGAAGTAGAGGGTTTTGGATTCGATGAAGATTTTATCGCTGTAAAAAAAGGTGATAAATGGGGTGCTTACGACGATAAGAAACGTTTGATTTTACCCGTTGAATATGACAGTATCAATTTCAAATTGAGTAAATATCACAAACATTGGATGGAATACAACAGATCCTTTTACGTTTTGAAAAATGGCAAATGGGGTGTTTTGGGAGGAAAAGACAATTCTGAAACCCTCACTGTATTGCTACCGTTCGAATACGATGGATTCAGTGAAATTTATTACAAGTTTGTAGGAGTTTGGAAAGCAGGATTTGTTGAAATTTTCCAGAATGAGGACCTGAAGATCATTACAAAAAAAGGGTATTCATTCATACAGAACTACGAACACGAATCCTTGGGTTCATTTGAAATCTTCTTGGTCAAAAACAAAGCCGGAAAAACGGTATACTTGGGAGAAAACGGGGTTGAGTTTTTTACTGATTAA